Within Quercus lobata isolate SW786 chromosome 5, ValleyOak3.0 Primary Assembly, whole genome shotgun sequence, the genomic segment AAAATCTCTTCTGAAGTCACAAAGAGGACCACAAACTCAATACTTTTGTCATCATTGGGGAATCTAAGGACACACTAGACCTAATTGCCACAAGCTTCAGGCATTAAAGAATGGCAACTCTCAAAGGCCAAGAAGACAAAGAAATGGCAAAGGGAACTTCAAGCAATCAAAAAGGGGAGAAGTTGAGTCTAATATTGgtgatgtgatgaagatgatagaTACCAGCATCTCTTGTCTGGCAAAATTCACCCTAAGGTTTGAGAATTGTAACTCAAGTACCCAATCCTCtaaggatatcaccccaaacacaTGTgccgtgtgggtgaagaagggtacacaTGCATACGTATTagaacatgtccatgcatcaattctTTCTATatgttgtgtttttgtttggcTGTTTTCCTAGTAATCATTCTAGcatattttgacaaatttttgtttgtttttaagagctttgaatgttttctttttgatcaatctttactttcttttgttttcaaaatcccaaaacacataaaaagtagaaaatccaataAGTTTGATCGGCATTATTATGTTTGGTCACACgcatgttttgccttgtaccttcgtacaaatggctttgtgcatttacgagtgTAGTTTGTTCTCTATacactcatatcattgtgggaaaaaacttgacatctatgtgactattgtaaatagatcttcaaacttgtcataaATGATTAGTTAATGGTTTTGTTggtcttgagacttgcatagacttgtgcctacatatcttcccactttttttttttttttttttttacttaaagagctcaaccaatgttaaatctcaaaatgaaaagagataatgagctgcaaaagccgtcacacatactagtattttactagaaaaaaagggaaaaatgactttttatgaaaatgtatggtgcccaaaagccaaaggcttactaatcaaattgaaatatcaaaaattccaggcatcgatctcaaaatgagatgtattatTCCAAAATGATCAAATATTATGAAATGTATGAAGcaaaatgaaaagcttcaaaattatgttatcaagttttgtgggaggtcttATATGCATaattctataattgagattggtcaCTCTTCCTAGTGCTAATtatgtatgtcttggttgaattgatcattgaaacttcacattagactaaggactatctcatctTTGGTAcctacacacatcacacatgtctatgttcaatgaatgccttattcatttgtgtgattgtacttgattaaatgtgttgcaCTTATTCAATCatatgttgatcaaacacaaaaaaatttttgagtaatttaattttttttagaaagtgtttttgttttgaaaaatttcaaaaactgtgCAACTCTATTTTGGCGACTTACTCTTGCAAGTCAAGCTAGTCGTAAGACCCCAGTTGCGAGCTTACTCAAAAGCTCTCACGACTCTCTAGTGAGTCAAGCTCTCAGTCgcgaaaaagacttagaaaaatttcaaaatttttgggtttttagcaTTTTCGCGACTCAGTTTGGCGACTGGTTCACGAGTGGAAGCTCCAATCGCAAGTTTACTCAAAATGTTTCACGACTCCCTTTGCGACTTACTCATAAGTGAATCTTCCAATCGCGAAAGACACttagacaaatttttcaaaatttgtgaCAGGGGATTTTAGCGACTTGACTTGGTGACTTGCTCACGACTCATTCCAGTTGCGAAAAACGTGTGTTTTGCACAAATAGGGTTAAATCCAAGATggttttcaaaaactttttagttttccctcgCATCACATGATGTTTTGTTGTCTTGTCCGCCTCCCCCTCTTCCAAAATCACCATTTTCACTCACAAAAcctccattttcttcatcaatcCTTCAACACTCTTCAAGAAAAGATATGGGTTTTCTCTTATTCTCAAAGTATTTCATGTTTCTAGCCCtagattttttggattttgtgtttttgttgagatttgaaaatatgatgTTAGAATATGGTTTATTGATGTTTTGTTGAGTTTgatgtatgggttttgttggttttgttagTATAATGCCTATAATACAAGTTTTTCATGTTTGTTTCTCATTTTTGTGCATTATACCATGTTGGTGTTGTGTTGTGCATATCATGTCCATGATAAAATGTCTCATAGATGTTTACTTGTGTTTCTGTGGATTCCATGTACTACAATGGTTGTAGGGATAAtcatgtgttttttattttgaaatgtcATATGATTATGTGTTTTTACACTTTGCCCTCATTGCACACTTTTGTATTtgatgcacacacacacacacacactctttGACATGTTTGAGTACTTAATGTCATGATTCTATCATGTTTTGATGATTTACATCTTcatatgtcaattttttttttctttctaaattactctataaatttatgtttttagggttttaattcaaaattttgatttgggaCTAACTTGGTgctaatcaagtttgttgccATTTGTGTTCTCTCTTGCTCTTTGATATTACATGATACAACTTGAAAATGTCTCCATTCAAGAGATCAGCCGTAAAAGGAAGTAGTAGCAAAGGAAAAGAACCAGTGATTGATCTTGAGAGCACCACTCCTAAGTCAAAGAAGAACCGATTGGGATAGTATTGTAACATTTAAGAGTTGAGATTAAGagttaatttttgaactttttcaCTTAGCTAATAGAttggaaaagttaaaaagttaagaaaaaaaattaataatcatcTAATCTAATGGTTAAGGGAgaaagttaattttttaatttttaatttcaatccTTGCACCAAATCTTAGGTCAAAAAGAACTATATAGAATTTTATGCCGAGCAATATCATAACAAGGGGAAAAGACTCATGCATAGGACAAGGAACACAAACAAAAGCGCTATTAATTATAGACCACACTGTTTTTCTTGAACCAGATTATAgattgcatttttatttttgttaatgtaTGGAAGCGGTGTACTAACTTTCAGTGAAACAATTTTAAGTACTCATGAACTAATAGGGCAGTGGTTCGATCAAACGTGCAATTTAGGTGTTTACGTTACGCTCAAGACTGATGAACCCACCGCTCGAGCTCCGGACCTTCACCATATAGGAAATCCTGTTACACCGTTTGTGTAAGACAAACACAGCCCATTGGAAATTCGCAAAAAACTCCATGCTTCGGTCATAGTCCTACTCCAGTCTACACCCATCGATGACTTTACCGCCCAAGCAGCACAACAATTCTGAccagaattttaaatttttcattttatcattTGTTCTTTTCCTTCTAGAAAGcatatgaaaattaattaaagtttcATGACTCGACATGCATACCAGTATCCTGATTCCTGAGACAAAAGTTTGCATCTAATCTGCACCACTACTGTCTTTTTCAAGTTGTATATCAGGATTGATGATgcgtatatttttttaatcattccattcttcttttttttcccctactcCACTCCGTTTggtctaaaattatattttgtcttAGCCTTCTTAtgtttactattttatttttaataatttaatagttacaacaatACGGATATTAAGGAATTGAAGTTGAACCAagatttttctcttaaaaaaaaaggaaaaaaaaaaaaaaaaaagtaaagaagaagatACTGCCATTGAGTTATAAGGTATTTGGTGTCACCTTCTTATATTATTAACACGAATGTTATTTTATCTACTATTGCTACTGTTATTATTGATAGTGTTATacatatgtataatttttacaaGCCCTCCTTAGACATTTTTCACGTgcaatattaattatatatttattgattttaatttttaactcaAAATCAATCTTACCAATAAGAGATATGGAGTATGGACAGAAGAAATACATTtccaaaaaaacattttctatgtggtttaaaatttgCGATTTACTTAACtcattcttaaaaattaaaattaatgtgtAAGgtttaaataaagttaaaaacaataaaagatgCCTTGAATTACAAAGCTTTTGGCcgtatataaatatttaaatatcttATCAATAAACCAAACAAACTGACTTTAAACTTCAACATGTGGACACTAACTAAATCGGTCTTATCAATACTCACCAGTCATCACATCGatataaacacaaaatttgGTAAGAGTAACAAAGAACCAAAGGGGAAGAGATTTGGTTTATCAAAATGACTTCCTTGACCTTGAATTCTGCCATTTCCCTTGTGTTATTTTCCATGCTAAGCTTCCTCAACCCCATGACAGCCGCACCCGGTGCAAACTACCTCTACCACTTCTGTGCAAACACCACTTTCAGCGCCAATAGCCTATACAAATCAAGTCTcaactctctcctctcttcactCTCTTCCAACGCCACACACAACCTCGAATTCTACAACACCACAACTGGCCAAAACACCTCCAACCCTCTCTACGGCCTCTTCCTCTGCCGCGGCGATGTCACGCCGGAAATCTGCCGAGGATGTGTGGCAGCAGCAACCAAAGATGTTGCCAACAAATGCTCCAGAGAAAAGGTCGCTGTGATTTGGTACGACGAGTGCATGATTCGTTACTCTAACGAGTCTATTTTCTCTACTGTGGACGTAAAGCCTAGAGTGGCCCTGTTGAACACTCAGAATATTTCTAACCAGGACCAGCTTAATAGGCTAGTGAACTCCACGATGACTGAGTTGGCAGCTCAGGCCTCGGATTTTCCAATCGGTGTTAAGAAGTTTGGGACCAAAGAAGTGACTATGTCTGCGTTTCAAACACTGTACAACCTTGTACAGTGTACAGCGGACTTGTCCAGCACCGATTGCAATAGGTGTCTTCAAGCAGCGATAAATCGTCTTCCAATATGTTGTGGTGGAAAGCAAGGGGGAAGAGTAATGTTTCCTAGTTGTAATGTTAGGTACGAACTGTACCTTTTTTACCAGACAGTAAATGCGACACCTAACCCACTTACACCGGCTCTTCCACCTCCAATTCCAGGTTCCTTATAATTTTCTCGTAAATTAATAAGTCATAGAgcctttatttttaattaagtaacGCTAAAcatatctctcaaaaaaaaaaaaaaaaaaaaaaaaaagtaactctaagcataaacaaaattcacaatatttttcaaaataatggaGTTTGCAAGTTTTTCTTGGttcttatttaaatatatcatcACACTAACATTAGTTTCAGAtgtatacattttttattaatttgtatttGTCTATAGACTTtctcttcttaatttttgaattattataaaattataatttttttatcataactTTGATATGACAAACTATGCGtaattgtttataatttatatatatatatatatatatatataaatctatttcttttttttatcactaaCAGCACATCAAAATTATGGCAAAAATTGTGGCACATAAATTATggtcattcattttcttttagcCGAATTGTCTACTTAcctaataaattttacaaccttttcttttataattgtGAGATTGACCGTTTGTAATTATGTATAACAAAGGTAGTGTTGAAAGTTAGCTAGGGACAAAGTCAAGCTAGTGGGTTACAACTATGAGTGATGCTATGAGTGATGTAGGAAAACTTTAGGGTGGGAGCCCTATTCATAGTGATATAGATATTATATACACAATAGACCAGAAAATAAGCAATTGTTTATGGAGGAATTGAAcaaatttagtttatttattattattttacttttcatttttaaagaTCTAGATTCCTTAATGTATAATTTGTTCTATTCTAACCCCAAGTGCATAATTTATTTGGCTAATAACAATAATTTGCCAATTGTCCCCGTTTTCTGTTACTTATGGCTAGGTTGAATAGTAGGTTTTGGATTGGCCATCAAGTGTACTTGATCTAGTAGAACTATCGGAGAATTCCTTGTTTTATTGAATTATTGGAATATCCCTTAAGAAAGATAAAGACTCATTTCATGTACAAATGGATATGACAAAGTTgtaagagaatttttttttattccttcccAATAAAGATGGGGAAAAAACTTTGTTAGTATTTAAATTGTTCAGTTCCTAATTAAtcaattcataatttaaaaacaaGAAGGAATTCATTAACTTCCTCTTGACTATTTTAGTATTTGTATAGCATGTCAATgagaaatgatattttttatgcaggaaaaagaaaaatctcaacGGTAACAATAATCGCCATTATTGTTCCAATTGCTGCGTCTGTGGTGCTACTCATTCTGTCCTACTGTTTCCTAAGGATGAGAGCAAGAAAGAAGTTCGATGCTGTAAATGAAGAGAGTCTTAAGAAATCCGATGATGTCCtaatttatcatggtatatATGCAAGTGTTCTTATCTCACTCTCATTTAAATTCGAAAGTCCACGTGATGAAATCCATTATTAAGGTGGTGTCTTCAGCTGCAcgttagggttttcttttttcccttttaacttttttagcAAAGTTTGTTTTACAATGGTTGTTGCACTTTTTGAACTAAAATAGTAACTTTAAGTCATAATTTTAGTGCAAAATGAAAGTGTATATATTGTTGTATGCAACAACCAGTATATACTAGCATTTACTGTTAAATTTTAATACACATGTGGGGGtgttaaaatatgaaataaattagtgtatttttctctatttagtTTGTTAAACTTTTAGGATATTTGGTAATTTATTCGAAAAACAGTAAAGAAtaaattgattataaaaaaaaatgtcacctCTTGAGTGAGGGTTCCAATATTATTAAGGTCTCTCATTCActgaattttcaaaatagaaGAGTTATTATAGTCATGTTTAAGTAGGGCTGTCACGAGTCATCATCCTTACATGATCTGTTatttgttcattaaaaaaaaattacgtatCATCATATCTTCACACATTGCTCCCTATAAAGCAATCtcttatgttttaattttttcttggaTGTATAGATAAAAGTGAAATAACACCTATCAATACCTTGCAATTTGATTTTCGAACAATTGAAGCTGCCACAAACAAATTCTCGGATAACAACAAGCTTGGTAAAGGTGGATTTGGTGAAGTTTACAAGGTACAAAATCAAAAGtcatttcttgattttcttctaattttccattttttaattgtAGAAATCAAAATAAGTATATATAGCAAATTTACGGCGTACAAACTATGAATAGGTACTTAATTCTTTTCAAGTTAAGATTTTAtaaagtacatatatatatatatatatatatattatcaggGTACACTTTCTAATGGACAAGAAATAGCTGTAAAGAAGTTATGGAAAAGCTGTGGACAAGGAGTGGAACAATTTAAGAATGAGGTTGAACTAGTAGCCAAGCTTCAACACAAAAATTTAGCAGGGTTATTGGGATTCTGCTTCCAAGGAGAAGAAAAGATACTCATCTTTGAATTTGTGCCCAATAAAAGTCTCGACTATTTTATACATGGTTTGTCTATCTAAACATACATCCAATGTTCTTATGTGAATAGAATTGCGTAATAGGTCACTCTTAATCGATTTGAATttgttattatctttttatgattaaaaattttcttttgatgaacttgtagaACCCAAAAAACAAGGACAACTAGATTGGTCAAAGCGATACAAGATAATAGGAGGGATTGCTCGAGGAATTCAATATCTTCACAAAGATTCTCAACTTAAAATTATACATCGTGATTTGAAAGCAAGTAGCATATTGTTAGATGCAAAAatgaatccaaaaatttcagattttggcATGGCTAAGATTATTGAAGTTGAGCAAACTCAAGAGAATGCAAGCAGAATTGTGGGGACTTAGTAAGTTCAAAGTCTTTTCTTCTCCGTTACATCACTAATATTAATGAATTCATTTAAGCATCACCAACGAATAAATCagtgaaatttaataaaataaaatgtcatCTTGATACTCTGATCTAAACAGCATAAGCCATAAAGTTTCTTATTGCCTTTTCGTGACACCGTTATGTTTGTGATGTCGGTTTGTAGTGGTTACATGTCTCCAGAATATGCCATGTACGGAGAATTCTCTGAGAAATCTGATGTGTATAGTTTCGGTGTCTTAGTCCTAGAGATTATTAGTGGCAAGAAGAATAGTAGCTTCGAATCAGAAGGTGCAGAGGACCTCTTGAGTTATGTGAGTATTAACCAAATagtgaaatttatttttcatatatgtagtaccaaaaagtataatttgcTTCCCTTTCTTAATGCCAATATCATGTCCTACAAGTCATGTAACGAGACATTCTAACGCTAATTAATCATAAAATGTGAAGGCTTGGATACATTGGAGGGATGGGCGGCCCCTCGAATTGCTGGACTCGACTTTGCGAGATTCAAATTCGGTAGAGGAAGTACTTAGATGCATCCAAATTAGTTTACTATGTGTTCAAAAGGATCCAACTGACAGACCCACTATGGCATCAATAATTCTCATGCTTAATGGCCACTTCGTCACCCTACCATCACCTCAGCAGCCAGCATTTTTCCTTCACAGTAATGCAGACCCGAACATGCCTGTGGAGACTGATCAATCTACTGTCAAGGAAGCATCCGTTACTGAACTCGATCCTCGATAGTCTACAAAAGCAAGGTGCAAATGGAGGAGGGAAGAATGTTCGTGGTTAGGACATTAGATTGTATAATAAGTACAGGATACAAagtttttcacaacaattttcacaGTGATAAGTGGTGAAAAAGTTAGTGAAAAAGAATTGTGCGCTTAACATTACCCTATAGATGGTATGAATTTTAGCGTAATAAAGTAAGCGCACCAGCTGCCAGAATGTAAATATTTGTGGCTTGGGAATTCAAGATGATGTTTTGGAAGTGCAATCTTGGTAGTTAATACTCAGGAGCATAATGATGAATGAACTCAAACCCTGTGAGGAGTCAAGTGGTTGACCTTCGTTCGTCCACCCTTTACACCCAGGGTGCAGACCATGCATGAAAGGGTTTATCACATTATCTGACTGGTGCGAAGTGACGAACTTCAAGGATctcacctttttattttttctttaaaaaaaaagatggatGAACTCGGGCATTTGACAGTTTCTGGTtagaagaaaattattattatttttttaaagtatttgttCTTGTTGAAATGCTGGATTTATAAATTGATCTCAAtgtaatttcaaatttcaaattctaacaAATCCTGTGGTTGAACAACCAAATTGCAATTGAAATTACATAAATCAGATTTTTCATCAACAAATCCCTttgttccctctctctctctctctctctctctctctctctttaatccACAATTAATGATTTAATACcctttctccccccccccccccccccccctctctctatGCAGGTAATACATAACTAGGTCTTTAACCCAAAATTAGTAccatctccctctctctctcaattgtgGCTAGTTGAAAGAAATGTGCAAATGAAAGGGATGGGGaggaaaaattattaagtacttcTAAAATATGGCGATATGGTGCTCCCTTTATATTCATGATGAACCCCATCATGAATTTGATTAGTGTGGTCCATCACGAATGTAAGAGAAAGAAACACCATGTCACCATACTTCTCGAGTACTTAATAATTACTAGGAAGGAAAAATGTCAAATCCCCAAATAAACACATGAAcactattatatttatttatctctTAAGCAACGAACAAAGCATGTTGCATTCTTTGGTCTTACATAACATCGTTTCATCATGTTACATTCCTGGTTCCTTACTCTAATGTCGGCAATATTGTCTAGCTGATTTTCAATCTAAAACtacaaattattttctctcaataTAAGCTCCACCAAGTCTTAGACTCGATCAGGTATATGTTAGACTCGATCTTGGGGTAGCTAATCAAGAATGGTATGATCTTTTTCCTCACTTTGATGTTCATCATTTAAGCTTTTCAAATTCTAATCACATGGCCATTGGGGTGCAACTAAGAAGGCGATAGCAGTTTCAAATTGGGATGTATAAACAATGATTTCGGTTTGAGGAAGCATGGGTGAAAGATGAAGGCTATGAGGACGCAATTGCAAATGCTTGGTTTGTTTCCTTCAATGGAAGTCTTATGTTCCAGGTgtgtaacaaaataaaagaatgtaGGAAGAGGTTGTTAGCCTGGagtaaaaattcattgtgttccTAAGGCAAAAAGATTGAGGAAAAGCGAAATAGGTTGCAAGTGCTTAAGGAAAACAACAGGGATGCATCACGGACTGAATGTGAAGCTCTTAGgcatgaaattaatattttaattgagaaaaaagaaatttattggaAACAAAGATCCCGTATTAGTTGCTTGCGTGAAGGTGatcataatacaaaatttttttacgCGAAGGCATTTGcaaggaggaaaaaaaacttaattgtcTCGCTAAAGGAAATGGATGGTATGGGTGATAGAGCAACAAAGCGACATAGAAAGGGTGATAATTCAacatttctcaactctcttccaaTCTTCAAATTTCTTAATGCTATTGAAGAAGTGGTGGCCCATATTCCTAGAGTAGTTACGGAGGAGATGAATGATTGGCTTGTAAGAGATTTTCATCCAAAAGAGGTTCGGTTCGCCTTATTTCAAATGCATCCTTCAAAAGCTCCAGGCCCTGATGGTAtgattgctttcttttttcaaaagttttggcaTATAGTGGGTGTTGATGTAACTAATGCTGTGCTGTCATGTCTAAATTCTGGAATTATactttgaaatataaataatatccaCATAGCACTAATTTCCAAAACCAAAGACCCTGAACTAATCACACAATATCGCCCAATTAGCCTATGTAATGTGCTATACAAAATCATATCTAAAATGTTAGTCAACTAGCTGAAGCTTATCCTCCCAAATTTAATTTCTGATACTTAGAGCGCTTTTGTCCCGGGGAGATTAATTACAGATAACATTTTAGTTGCATATGAAACTTTGCATAGCATGAAAAATAAGAGGTGGGGCAAGATAGGTCAGGTAGCTATTAAATTGGATATGAGCAAAGCTTATGATAGGGTTGAATGAGGTTATTTAAAAGGGGTGATGGAGAAAATGGGGTTTCATGCAAAATAATGGCATGTATAACTACTGCTCATTTTTCTGTTTTAGTCAATGGCAATCCTACATGTTATATCTTGCCTTCAAGAGGACTGAGACAAGGTGACCCTTTGTCACCTTATCTCTTTCTGTTTTGTGCTGAGAGGCTTACCGCGTTGCTTAGAAAGGCAAAAATAGATGGAATTTTAAGAGGAGTGGAGCTAGCAGAGGTGGTCCTTGTATTTCTCATCTCCTATTTGCCGATGACAGTTTATTATTTTGTCGTGCCTTAGTAGAGGAGTGCCAGCAGGTCATTTCTTTGCTTAATTTATATGAGGATGCTTCAGGACAAAAAGGTTAATATTGATaaaattctcttttctttagcAGCAATACTAGCTTTGAGACTCAAGAATCAATCAAACATGCATTAGGTGCAGAGATAGTCCCAGAATATGAGAAGTATTTAGGATTGCCTAGTATAGTGGGGCGTAACAAAAAAGCAGCTTTTGCCCCAATCATTGAAAGAGTTTGAAGTAAACTAAAAGGATAGAAGGAAAAGATGATATCTCAAGCTAGAAAGGAAATTTTGATTAAAGTCGTGGCACAAGCTATCCCCACATATGCCATGGGATGTTTCTTGCTACTGAAAGGTTTGCATAAAGATCTTGAAGGGATGATGAGCAGATTTTGTTGGGGTCAAAAGATGCAAGAAAGGAAAGTACACTAGTTGAGTTGGTCTAAACTTTGTATGCCTAAGACGATGGGAGGAATTGTGTTTCAGGAGCTTCATTCCTTCAAGTTAGCCATGTTAGCCAAACAAGGATGGAGGCTTATGAAAAATACACACTCCTTATTCTATCGAGTCTACAAATCAAAGTACTTTCCCAATATATCTTTCTTAGATGCTCCATCACCAAATTCAGGGAGTTTTGCATGGAAAAGTATAGTGACATCTAGATCTGTCTTGGACAGTGGTTTGAGATGGCGAGTAGGAAtcggaaataaaatttgaatttggcAAGACCGATGGCTTCCAACTCCACCATCATTCAAGGTGGTAAGCCCATGCTCCAGAATATCAACAATGGCCACAGTAGATAACCTCATTGATCCAATTACAAGATCATGGTGTGTATCCATGTTTGATCATGTATTCCTCCCACATGAAGCTGAAGTTATTAAATCCATCCCTTTGAGCAATAGAGCAGTGCAAGACATCCAAACTTGGTCAT encodes:
- the LOC115988930 gene encoding cysteine-rich receptor-like protein kinase 10, which encodes MTSLTLNSAISLVLFSMLSFLNPMTAAPGANYLYHFCANTTFSANSLYKSSLNSLLSSLSSNATHNLEFYNTTTGQNTSNPLYGLFLCRGDVTPEICRGCVAAATKDVANKCSREKVAVIWYDECMIRYSNESIFSTVDVKPRVALLNTQNISNQDQLNRLVNSTMTELAAQASDFPIGVKKFGTKEVTMSAFQTLYNLVQCTADLSSTDCNRCLQAAINRLPICCGGKQGGRVMFPSCNVRYELYLFYQTVNATPNPLTPALPPPIPGKRKISTVTIIAIIVPIAASVVLLILSYCFLRMRARKKFDAVNEESLKKSDDVLIYHDKSEITPINTLQFDFRTIEAATNKFSDNNKLGKGGFGEVYKGTLSNGQEIAVKKLWKSCGQGVEQFKNEVELVAKLQHKNLAGLLGFCFQGEEKILIFEFVPNKSLDYFIHEPKKQGQLDWSKRYKIIGGIARGIQYLHKDSQLKIIHRDLKASSILLDAKMNPKISDFGMAKIIEVEQTQENASRIVGTYGYMSPEYAMYGEFSEKSDVYSFGVLVLEIISGKKNSSFESEGAEDLLSYAWIHWRDGRPLELLDSTLRDSNSVEEVLRCIQISLLCVQKDPTDRPTMASIILMLNGHFVTLPSPQQPAFFLHSNADPNMPVETDQSTVKEASVTELDPR